A stretch of Henckelia pumila isolate YLH828 chromosome 4, ASM3356847v2, whole genome shotgun sequence DNA encodes these proteins:
- the LOC140860873 gene encoding uncharacterized protein yields the protein MRRFKEVSPRLLTGGETPDQAEDWLERMEQCFQEFSCTDGDKMEILGFMLEGRARKWWRSTSTPFVAARGAVSWDEFRTAFQRFYFPPTLRQTKASELLNLRQGTMSIEEYKQKFFDLLSYCPHITESSMAKYDHFLQGLNPEIHRMVSVGSDMSFEGLVNHCHQAEESIRRNRGLYSSFRPASSIPLGPRSQSFKKSGGTSSSSFGSGGVHRFGGQRPNRCSQCRRRHPSSQCGRSPTACFQCGQEGHMKRDCPMLNGGASGSGGSQASVQQPQFQQPPYQQQYSQQPQQSQRQPTQTPSRGHSSLRPCVQGQVFALNQEQEEANSDRMIAGYHQLRVRDEDISKTAFRTRDGVSVDLSKIGAILNWSHSTTASEIRSFLGLAGYYRRFVENFSQIAKPLTQLTRKDVSFEWSFECEDSFHELRRRLTTAPVLSLPTGSGGLVVHTDASLQGFGCLLTQNGHVIAYASRVEHEAATLDELAEGL from the exons atgcgtagattcaagGAAGTAAGCCCGAGACTGTTGACAGGAGGCGAAACGCCTGATCAGGCTGAGGATTGGCTGGAGAGAATGGAACAGTGCTTTCAGGAGTTCAGTTGCACGGACGGGGACAAGATGGAGATTCTTGGCTTCATGCTAGAGGgacgagcgaggaagtggtggagatctacttccacaCCATTTGTAGCAGCGAGGGGAGCAGTGTCGTGGgatgagttccgtactgctttcCAGAGATTTTACTTTCCTCCAACTTTGCGACAGACtaaagccagtgagttgctgAATCTTCGGCAGGGGACGATGTCGATCGAGGAGTACAAGCAAAAATTCTTTGATCTGCTGTCTTATTGTCCTCACATTACCGAGAGTTCCATGGCGAAGTACGATCATTTCCTGCAGGGTctgaaccctgagattcatcggatggtttCGGTGGGTAGCGATATGAGCTTCGAGGGCTTGGTGAACCATTGTCACCAAGCGGAGGAGAGCATCAGGAGGAataggggactttactcttctttcAGGCCAGCGAGTTCTATTCCTTTGGGCCCAAGGagccagtctttcaagaagtcggGAGGCACTTCTTCTTCGTCTtttggatctggtggagtgcatcgttttggtggtCAGAGGCCGAACcgatgtagtcagtgcagacgcAGACATCCTTCAAGTCAGTGTGGTCGATCGCCTACTGCATGTTTTCAGTGTGgacaggagggtcacatgaagagggacTGCCCGATGCTGAATGGGGGAGCTAGTGGATCAGGAGGCTCTCAGGCATCTGTCCAGCAGCCTCAGTTTCAACAGCCACCGTATCAGCAGCAGTACTCCCAGCAGCcacagcagtctcagagacaacctactcagactccttcccGAGGTCATTCTTCCTTACGACCATGTGTTCAGGGGCAAGTCTTTGCTCTGAACCAGGAGCAGGAGGAGGCAAACAGTGACCGCATGATTGCAG GATACCACCAGTTGAGGGTTAGAGATGAGGATATCTCTAAGACAGCATTCCGTACGCG aGATGGAGTATCAGTGGATCTTAGCAAGATAGGGGCTattcttaattggtcgcatTCGACGACAgcgtctgagattcgtagtttcttgggtttggccggatactaccgTCGATTCGTGGAGAATTTCTCCCAGATAGCCAAgcctttgacacagttgacGCGAAAGGATGTTTCTTTCGAGTGGTCTTTCGAGTGCGAAGACAGTTTtcatgagttgagacgtcgattGACGACCGCTCCAGTGCTTTCCCTGCCGACTGGATCTGGTGGTTTAGTAGtccacaccgatgcttctcttcagggtttcGGGTGTttgttgactcaaaatgggcatgtgattgcttatgcctccag agttgaacatgaggcagcgacgTTGGATGAacttgctgaaggactatga